From the Saccharomonospora marina XMU15 genome, the window AACTCGCCCGCCACCTCGCGGAAGATGTGAACGGCCTCCGACTCAAGGGCGGTCAGGTTGTCCCGTGCCGCGTCGGCCGCGGTCTCCAGTGTGGTCATGACGTCCTTTCTCAGCCGTTCGTCGCTGTTCGTTCCCGGTGCTGGTGTGCGGAAACCCGCATCCCCGAGTCGTGCGTTCGCGCCGCGGATCAGCCGTGCAGCCCGCACTCGGTCTTCGACTGGCCTGCCCAGCGACCGCTGCGCGGGTCGGCGCCCGGTGCCACCTTGGCCGTGCACGGTGCGCAGCCGATCGACAGATAACCCTCACCGACCAACGGGTTCTGCAGTATCCCGTGCCGCGACAGGTAGTCGTCGAACTCCTCGTCCGTCCACGCCGCGATGGGGTTCACCTTCACCAGTCCGTTGCGCTCGTCCCAGCCGACGATCGGAGTGTTGGCCCTGGTCGGCGCGTCCACCCTGCGCACGCCTGTCACCCAACACGAGTACCGCGAAAGCGTCGCACGCAGCGGAACCACCTTGCGCAGGTGGCAGCACTTGTTGGGGTCGCGATCGTGTAGTTTCGGGCCGTACTCGGCGTCCTGCTCGGCCACCGTCTGCTCAGGGACGGCGTTGACGATCCGGATGTCGGGGTAGACGGTGGCGACCGCGTCGCGGGTGCCGACGGTCTCGGCGAAGTGGTAGCCGGTGTCGAGGAAAAGCACCGCCACATCGGGTTTCACCTTGACCGCGAGATCGATCAGCACCGCGTCCTGCATGTTCGACGCGACGATCAGGTCGTCACCGAACTGCTCCACCGCCCACCGCAGCGACTCTTCGGCGCCTGCGTCCGCGAGCCGCCTGCCTGCTTCGGCCGCCATGGCTTTCAACTGCTCGGTCGAAGCCGCCGCGGTCATCGACTCACCTCCGGTATATGCAGACCGACGAATGTCACCGAGAACACCCTTCGGCAGGACGTGCAAAGCCAGGCGGCGTTGTCCCGCGGTCGGAGATCCTCGTCGCCACAGTACGGACAGTAGAACGGCGCAGCCCTGCTGGGCGTGAAGTTCGGGGCGGAATCCGTCATGTCAGTGCGGCTTCCTCCGCGCGCGCGGCCCACTGCGCGAACCGCTCGCCCTCGTTTCGTTGAGCGACATAGTTGCGCACCACCCGTTCCACGTAGTCCGTCAGTTGGGCGGCGGTGACCTTGTGCCCGCGTAGTTTACGGCCGAATCCGGCGTCCAGGCCCAGACCACCGCCCAGATGCACCTGGAATCCCTCCACCTGCCTGCCTTCGGCGTCGGTGACGATTTGGCCCTTCAGCCCGATGTCGGCGACCTGGATGCGGGCACAGGAATTGGGGCAGCCGTTGAGATGAATGCTCACCGGGTGGTCGATGCCGTCGGTGATGTCGGCGAGCCTGCGTTCCAGTTCGGCGACCAGTGTGTTGGCCTTCGCCTTGGTCTCCACGATGGCGAGCTTGCAGAACTCGATACCGGTGCAGGCCATGACGCCCCGCCGCCACGGCGAGGGATCGGTGCGAAGACCAGCTTCGGCCAGTTCCGCGCGCAGCGCCTCGACCTCGCCACGCGGTACGTCCAACACGACGAGTTTCTGTTGTGGTGTCAACCGGACCCGACCCGCACCCGCGCGTTCGGCTGCCTTGGCCGCCGCGATCAGCATCGAGCCCGATGCGCGGCCCGCCACCGGGGCGCCACCCACGTAGTACCTGCCGTCCACCTGAGGGTGCACGCCGACGTGGTCGACAGGGTGTTCGGGCACGCGGGGTGGTGGACCGTCGAGCAGCCTGCGGCCGAGGTACTCGCGCTCCAGCACCTCGCGGAAGCGCTGCGCGCCCCAGTCCTTGACGAGGAACTTGATACGGGCGCGCGACCGCAGCCTGCGGTAGCCGTAGTCGCGGAAGACACTCACCACACCGGCCCACACCTCGGCTACCTCGGCGAGCGGCAGCCATGCCCCCAGCCGCACGGCGAGCATCGGGTTGGTGGACAGTCCGCCGCCCACCCACAGATCGAAACCAGGGCCGTGCTCGGGGTGTTCGACCCCGACGAACGCGACATCGTGGATCTCGTGTGCGACGTCCTGCTGGCCGGAGATGGCGGTCTTGAACTTGCGGGGCAGGTTGGCGAAGGCGGGATCGCCGATGTAGCGGTCGCGGATCTGCTCGATGGCGGGGGTCGCGTCGATCACCTCGTCGGCCGAGATCCCCGCTACCGGCGAGCCGAGGATCACCCTCGGGCTGTCGCCGCAGGCCTCCATCGTGGTCAGGCCTGCCGACTCCAGCTTCCGCCAGATCGTGGGAACGTCCTCGATGGAGATCCAGTGGTACTGGATGTTCTGCCGGTCGGTGATGTCGGCGGTGTCCCTGGCGTAGGTCTGGGAAAGCTCGCCGAGCAGCCGCAACTGCTCGGTGGTCAGCGCGCCGCCGTCGATGCGCACCCGCAGCATGAAGTAGCGGTCGTCGAGTTCCTCCGGCTCGAGCACCGCGGTCCTGCCGCCGTCGATGCCGGGTTTGCGCTGTGTGTACAGGCCGAACCAACGGAACCGCCCGCGCAGGTCCCCGGGGTCGATGGCGTCGAAGCCACGGTGTGCGTAGTGGTTCTCGATGCGGGCCCGTACGTTGAGCGGCGGATCGTCCTTCTTGGAGCGTTCGTTGGGGTTGAGCGGCTCGCGGTAGCCGAGGGCCCATTGGCCCTCGCCGCGCCGCTGTCTGGTCTTCGCGGTGTGGCCTGCGTTGGGGGCCATCTGTCTCGTCCTCCTGCGGCGGTGGGTGCACGTGGCGGACGCCGTGCGTCACCGCGGCGGGCAGTGTCCGAGCCCGTTCGAAAGCAGTCGCGGCACGTTCGGCGTCCGATTTGTCCGGTCGAGGGGCAATCGGCGCGCGAAGTCAGCGCCGGCAGAGACTGCTGGAGACGCGCAGGTAGTCGACGTGGCGCCGCACCACGAGGGACACACCTGCTGTAGTCACCGGGTCAGACTGCCACGGTGCCCGAAGCGTGGTCCACGGCCGCCCGCATGCTGAGAAGTCTGGACTCACCCGCGCCGTTGTGCCGCTAGAATGTTGCGCTTGCATTCCCGCGACATCTCCCGCTGCCTGCGCACCCGGCCGAGCAGCGACAGCGGCGACAGGTCGGCGTCGGGCGACCCCGACCGCCGCTCGACGACGAGTTCGTCGCCGAGCAGCCTGCCGCCGCGCGACCACGTCTCCCAGCGTTCCAGGTCGGGCATCGAGTAGTCGTAGCCGAAGACCAGCGCCGGTCCGCCGTCACCGCGCAGCGCCTTTCCTCCGGCGTCGCGCAGCGGGAGCCGGTCGTGCCGGCCGTCGAGCACCTCGACCACTCCCGGCGCCAGCGTCGCATCTCGCTCACGTACCAGCAGCCCGTGCCGTGCCGGGTTGGTGCGGGGCGGTAGTTCCAGCAGTCGCGTGACCCGTTCCAGGCGGATGATCAGCCGCGGCAGCCACCACCAGTTCTCCCTGCACAGCAACGGGCTGTCCGCCAGCGTTCGCGTGGGCGGGAACTTGACCAGTTCCTGCTTCAGCAACTCGACCACGAAGTGGTCACCTTCGGTGTCATCGAGGACACTGACAGCTCCCACCACCGCCATCGCGGGCACGCCGGGGCGCAGCGAGCGCGAGTCGGTGACGGCGAAGGCGACCTGCTCGGCGTCTCGCAGGCCGGCCACCTCGCCCGCACGGGAGTAGGGCAGCGCCACGCAGGGCACATCGCGGTCGAGCAACGGGGTGGCCGCGACCGCGGCGGGGTCGCCCTCGGCGGTGAGCCAGCAGACCTCTGCCGTGATCGCTCGCCGCCATAACGGAATCAACGCGTTCATCACCGTAGCTCTTACCAGAAGGTCAAGTCGCTGTTACGGTGCCGTCCGTCAGAAGCCTTGCTAACGGTGTCTGTGGAGATCGGCATGCCTGCCATCGTCGTCGCAATAGCTGTAGCCGTCTTGTTCTACCTCGGTTACCGCTACTACTCGGCGTACCTCGCGAAGAAGGTGTACGCCCTCGACCCCGCCTTCGAGACCCCGGCGCACAGCATGCGTGACGGGATCGACTTCGTGCCGACCAACAAGCACGTGTTGTTCGGCCATCACTTCACCTCGGTGGCGGGGGCGGCGCCGATCGTGGGGCCTGCCATCGCCGTGTTCTGGGGCTGGGGACCGGCGCTCGCCTGGGTGGTGCTGGGCACCATCTTCGCCGCGGGCGTGCACGACTTCGGTGCGTTGGTGGTGTCGGTGCGCCACCGTGCCAAGAGCATCGGCACGCTGGCCAAGGAAGTGGTGAACAAGCGGGCGCGCACGCTGTTCCTGCTCATCA encodes:
- a CDS encoding phosphoadenylyl-sulfate reductase; the protein is MTAAASTEQLKAMAAEAGRRLADAGAEESLRWAVEQFGDDLIVASNMQDAVLIDLAVKVKPDVAVLFLDTGYHFAETVGTRDAVATVYPDIRIVNAVPEQTVAEQDAEYGPKLHDRDPNKCCHLRKVVPLRATLSRYSCWVTGVRRVDAPTRANTPIVGWDERNGLVKVNPIAAWTDEEFDDYLSRHGILQNPLVGEGYLSIGCAPCTAKVAPGADPRSGRWAGQSKTECGLHG
- a CDS encoding Insertion element protein, whose amino-acid sequence is MTDSAPNFTPSRAAPFYCPYCGDEDLRPRDNAAWLCTSCRRVFSVTFVGLHIPEVSR
- a CDS encoding nitrite/sulfite reductase; the encoded protein is MAPNAGHTAKTRQRRGEGQWALGYREPLNPNERSKKDDPPLNVRARIENHYAHRGFDAIDPGDLRGRFRWFGLYTQRKPGIDGGRTAVLEPEELDDRYFMLRVRIDGGALTTEQLRLLGELSQTYARDTADITDRQNIQYHWISIEDVPTIWRKLESAGLTTMEACGDSPRVILGSPVAGISADEVIDATPAIEQIRDRYIGDPAFANLPRKFKTAISGQQDVAHEIHDVAFVGVEHPEHGPGFDLWVGGGLSTNPMLAVRLGAWLPLAEVAEVWAGVVSVFRDYGYRRLRSRARIKFLVKDWGAQRFREVLEREYLGRRLLDGPPPRVPEHPVDHVGVHPQVDGRYYVGGAPVAGRASGSMLIAAAKAAERAGAGRVRLTPQQKLVVLDVPRGEVEALRAELAEAGLRTDPSPWRRGVMACTGIEFCKLAIVETKAKANTLVAELERRLADITDGIDHPVSIHLNGCPNSCARIQVADIGLKGQIVTDAEGRQVEGFQVHLGGGLGLDAGFGRKLRGHKVTAAQLTDYVERVVRNYVAQRNEGERFAQWAARAEEAALT